Proteins encoded in a region of the Mucilaginibacter sabulilitoris genome:
- the tyrS gene encoding tyrosine--tRNA ligase encodes MNFVEELRWRGMLHTEMPGTEEMLNKGMASGYIGFDPTADSLHVGHLTQIMTLIHFQRAGHKPYALVGGATGMVGDPSGKSQERNLLSEDVLQHNLEAVQKQLAKFLDFNSGTNSAEMVNNYDWFKNFTFLDFIRDVGKHITVNYMMAKDSVKKRLEGDTGMSFTEFTYQLVQGYDFYYLWKHHNCTLQMGGSDQWGNIVTGSELIRRKEGGEAFALTTQLIKKADGTKFGKTESGAVWLDAERTSPYQFYQFWLNTTDVDARSYIRIFTLFDREVIEAVEAEHDAAPHTRALQKALAKDITIRVHGEAEYEKAIKSSEFLFGNVGIEFLNELNEAEVLGLFDGVPNFTISLTELEEGINVTDLLATKTAVFPSKGEAKKMIQGGGAAINKVKIPTADDVYNADSLIGGKFLVVQKGKKNYFLIVAE; translated from the coding sequence CTACTGCCGATTCACTGCACGTAGGCCACTTAACCCAGATCATGACGCTGATCCATTTTCAGCGTGCCGGTCATAAACCTTATGCTTTAGTTGGCGGGGCCACCGGTATGGTAGGCGACCCTTCCGGAAAATCGCAAGAACGTAATTTGCTTTCAGAGGATGTTTTGCAGCATAACCTGGAGGCGGTTCAAAAACAACTGGCCAAATTCCTGGATTTTAACAGCGGCACCAACAGCGCCGAAATGGTGAATAATTACGATTGGTTTAAGAATTTTACCTTTCTTGATTTTATCCGCGATGTAGGTAAGCATATTACGGTTAACTACATGATGGCTAAAGATTCGGTGAAAAAACGCCTCGAAGGTGATACCGGTATGTCATTCACAGAGTTTACTTATCAACTGGTGCAGGGCTATGATTTCTATTATTTGTGGAAACATCATAACTGCACCCTGCAAATGGGTGGCAGCGATCAGTGGGGCAACATAGTTACCGGGTCTGAGCTTATCCGCCGTAAAGAGGGAGGCGAAGCTTTCGCGCTTACTACCCAGCTTATTAAAAAGGCCGACGGTACTAAATTTGGTAAAACCGAAAGCGGTGCGGTTTGGCTCGATGCTGAACGTACCTCACCATATCAATTCTACCAGTTTTGGCTAAATACTACCGATGTTGACGCACGCTCATACATCCGCATATTTACTTTGTTTGACCGAGAGGTTATTGAGGCTGTTGAAGCCGAGCATGATGCGGCTCCGCATACCCGTGCTTTGCAAAAAGCATTGGCAAAAGATATTACCATACGCGTACACGGCGAAGCCGAATATGAAAAAGCCATTAAATCATCAGAGTTTTTATTCGGAAATGTGGGTATTGAGTTTTTAAATGAACTGAACGAAGCCGAAGTGCTGGGCCTATTTGATGGCGTACCTAATTTTACCATATCCTTAACCGAACTGGAGGAGGGTATTAATGTTACCGATCTGCTGGCGACAAAAACGGCGGTATTCCCCTCAAAAGGCGAAGCCAAAAAAATGATACAGGGCGGCGGCGCGGCTATCAATAAAGTAAAAATACCAACTGCCGATGACGTATATAACGCTGATTCGCTAATAGGCGGGAAATTCCTGGTGGTGCAAAAAGGGAAAAAGAATTATTTTTTGATCGTTGCCGAATAA